The genomic window TTCCTAAATACAGGCAATCTTGTTTTCCTAAAGCAATAGCTGCGGTTGCCATAGTAATTTTACGAGTTACGAAAGTTTCTCCTCTTCGTGGTGATTCGTGGTTGAATAAGATTCCGTTACAAGCATAAATATCATAAGCTTCACGATAGTTTTTAGTTATCCAAAAACCATAAATTTTAGCTACTCCATAAGGCGAACGAGGATAGAATGGAGAGTTTTCATCATAGAAACCTGCTGCATTTTTATTTTCGGCTAAACCTCCATACAATTCAGAAGTGGAAGCTTGGTAAATTCTGGTTTTCTTTTCAAGTCCTAGAATTCTAACCGCTTCCAAGATTCTTAAAGTACCTATTCCGTCCACATTGGCCACATATTCAGGAGAATCGAAAGATACTTTTACGTGAGACATTGCACCTAGGTTGTAAATTTCGTCAGGTTGTACTTCCTGAATGATTCTGATAATATTAGTAGAGTCAGTCAAATCACCATAATGCAATTTAAAATCAACGTGAGATTCGTGTTGATCTTGATAAATATGATCGATTCTTTGTGTATTAAAAGAAGAAGCTCTTCTCTTAACACCGTGAACTTGGTAACCTTTTTCTAATAATAATTCTGCTAAATAAGATCCGTCTTGACCTGTGATCCCTGTAATAAGGGCTACTTTTTGTTGTGTGCTCATATTTTTTTGATTAACTGATTATTTGGTTAACTGGTTAATTAGTTGGTTAGTTGGTTAGTTGGTTAGTTGTAAACGATTAACCAATCAAACTTTTCCTAAACAATTAACCTAGTTAAACTTCTTATGTTTTTTTCTTTAATGTTTCTTTATTATTAATTTGATATTTATAAAGTGAATTTAACTTATTCAATATTTCATCTAATTTTATCCTCAACTCCATATATTTTTCTTCACTAATATATTTCATATCAAGAGCCGTATTCAAATGATCAATAGTTTCCAATCCAGTCGAATAAGACATATTAGTAAAATGTGCTTGGTCAAAATTAGTAGCTCTTCCTGAACCTTCTGCCAAGTTTGCAGAAATACTGGCTGACGATCTATTGATTTGACTAATTAAATCAAACCGCTCTTCATTAGGAAACAACCGACTCATCAATTTTATGTCTATCTTAAATCTTCTAGCCAACTGATAAACTTCAAGTTTTTCGAAAGAATAAATATGATAGTTCATTTTATTGTTTATTTGATTAACTGGTTATTTGATTAACTGGTTAATTGATTAACTTTTTTCCTAAAACAATTAACCGATTAACCTTTTCCTAAACGATTAAACCTTTTTACATTTTTACTTCCTTAATCTCATTTACATTCTCCAAGAACCAATCGTAGGTTTTTTGAATTCCTGCTTCCAAATCGACTTGGTGTTTCCAACCTAATTCGTGCATCTTGGACACATCCATTAGTTTTCTTGGTGTTCCGTCTGGTTTAGTTGCATCCCAAATAATTTCACCTTTATGCCCAATTATTTTTTGAATGGTTTCGGCTAATTCTTTAATGGTCAAATCTACTCCTGTTCCAACATTATATAAATAATCTGGTAATTTATTTTCTAATGCAAAAACCACAGCCGCAGCCATATCATCTACAAATAAAAACTCACGCATTGGAGTTCCACTTCCCCAAAGGGTAACTGGAGCATGGTTATTTTCTTTAGCAACATGAAATTTCCGCATCATCGCTGGCAATACGTGCGAGGTATTCAAATCAAAATTATCATAAGTGCCATATAAATTAGTTGGCATCAAACTCACGTAGTCTTTTCCAAATTGTTTGCGAATGGCTTGACACGCTTTTACACCAGTAATTTTAGCAATAGCATACCACTCATTGGTTGGCTCTAAATCACCCGTAAGCAAACAATCTTCTTTTAAAGGTTGAGCTGCCAGTTTTGGATAAATACAAGAACTGCCTAGGAAAATAAACTTCTCTATTCCTGTTTGCATCGCCGAATCAATTAAATTGTTCTGGATTTGCATATTTTCCATAATAAATTGATAGGGATAATCATTGTTCGCCAAAATACCTCCTACTCTTGCAGCAGCATCTATTATCACATCTGGTTTTTCTACTGCTAAATACTCTTTAACCGCTTGTTGATTTCTTAAATCCAATTCGCTACTGGACGATCCTATCAAATTAGTATATCCTTTCGCAAAAAGTGTTCGCCATATAGCAGAACCTACCATCCCTTTGTGACCTGCAATGTAAATTTTAGCCTTTTTATCCATAATCATTTTTATTTTTTAATTCTATTTGTAAGAATTAATTCTTTTTCTTTAACAACAAATTAAGTTAAATTAAGGCTAAAAACCAAACAGTTAGTTAATTTTACAATCCAAACTATACGGCTTCGCCATTCCAAATCACATTTTGATGATTCAGACATAACTTTATTTCGTTTGCAAATATAGTCAAGTATCCTTGATTTTAAAATCTAAACATTAACTTACTTACAAAAAATAGTACAAAATTTAACAATTTAGCAAACTTCACAAGTTAAACTCTTAAACCTTTAATTCTGATTAAATTTTAAATCATTCATTTTAAACAAACAAAAAACGATTACCAATTTGAATTAGCTCCAAAATTAATATTTATCGCTTTTAATATTCTTACTTTTATTTGCAATATTTACGGTAAAAACAAACTTCTAGTTCAAAAATCATTTAAAAACAACACTTAACCTTTTAAGAACAAATTAAAAACACTAATATTGATTGATAGTCAACAACACCAATGTACAAGCTACTTCTACCTTAATATTATTCAATTCTAATAACTGGTAAAATTCTGGATTTTCAGTTCCTGGATTAAAAACCACTCTTTTTGGTTTTGCTTCAATAATGTAATTATAATATTCGCGTTGACGAGCTGGATTGAGATACAAGGTTACTGTATCAATATTTTTAAGTGGAATAGCCTTGGTTTGAATTTTAATTCCTGCTACTTCGCCTGCATTTTGACCAATAGCTAGAACCGAATGTCCTTTTTCAACAAGTAACGAAATGGCTTTGTAGGCATATTTTTCTGGTTTGGCAGTAGCACCAAGAACCAATGTCTTTTTATTTTTCATTGGACAAAAGTACAAAAAAGTATAGGATAAAAAATCCCCATTCCTAGGTATTCCTCTTTAAAATTGAATCTCTAGATTATTTGAATTTAATAACGTTTTATAAATTATTTGCTAAACACAGAAACAAAAACGGCATCACAGATGTGAAATTATACAACCTGTGATGCTGTAACTCCTTTTTTAGCACTATTGAGTAATTTTAACATTTTTACTGCTTTCAAAATCAGTCTTCTATTGGTAAGAAAATTTCAGCCATCATACATCGAGCACTACCTCCGCCACAAGCTTCGATGGTTTCTAGACTTGAATGCAAAATTGTCAAATGTTCTTCGAGTTGGGCGATTTGTTTTTTGGTCAAACTTTGGTACGCCGCAGTACTCATTACTAAATACCTTCTATCATCCGCCCCAAGAACTTCTAACATATTCCCTGCAAAGCTATTCAATTGCGCTTCGGTAATGAGGATAATTTCTTTACCATCACCTCGCAAACTATCTAGCACCATTTTTCGCTCTTTTTTGTCATCTATAGCATCTGAACAAATTACTGCAAAAGTATCGCCAATACAGAGCATCACATTGGTATGATAAATCAATTTTCGCTCTCCTTCTACAGTTTGAAAGGCTTCGAACAATATGGGACTATACTCAAAATCCTCACAAAATTCGATAAACAATTCTTCGTCTGCACGTGGCGATAACGCGCAATACGCTTTACCATTTTCTCTATCTAAAACAACACTTCCTGTACCTTCAAGATAAAAACTATCCTCTTCGGCAGTAGTATAATCCATAATTTCGTTGATTACAAAACCATTGTCTTCCAGAATATCCAAAATATCTTCTCGACGTTCTGCACGACGATTTTCGGCAAACATAGGATACAAAACTACATCGCCATTTTCGTGAAAGGAAATCCAATTATTTGGAAAAACACTATCAGGAGTATCCGAATCTAAAGTATCATCGACCACAATGACATTTACTCCAACTATTTGTAGTTTTTTGACCAAAGTATCGAATTCCTCTTGCGCCTTGGCATTTACAGTTGTTGGCAATAAATCCTTCAACCCTTTTTGGTAATAATTATTTACCACCGTTTGTTCGTTCATTCGAAACGCCACTGGACGAATCATTAAAATGGAATTTGTTGTTTGGTTCATTTTAGTTATATGTTATAAGTTGTAGATTGTAGATTGTAAAATTAGCTTTTCCAATTTTCTTCTACGTATTTTATGAAATTATAAATTTTAGCACTCAATTCATGGTCACAACATTCATATCATTCTCTAATCAAAGGTAAGGTAGAACATCGCAACAATCCTTCTTGTTTGGCAATTTCAGAGTATGGAATTTTTTCTACTGTAAAACCATTTGCTTTTAACCATTTGTTTAGTCGTCTAAATTTCTTTTCAGAAACCACTACATTCTCATCAATAGAAAAAACATTAGAATTCATGTTATACATTTCTTTTCTAGTGATATGAAACAAATTTTCTACACCAAAAAGATTCACAAGAAATAGATAATCTGCCTCTTCTCGAAAACCTCTTTTATAAATGATGGCTTTGTTTTTTCCAACAGGTTGAAAACAACAGTCTAAATGCAAAGCATTATCGCGAGCATCGATTTTAGATTTGATTAAATCAAACTCCTTGACTATTTTATTAGGAAATATTTTTTTGATGTATTGAACACCTGCTGGATTGGTTCTAGCTGTGATATAATCTTTATAATCACTCCCTTTGTAGGTTCCAATAAAAACATAATCGTTCCAAAGCATGACATCACCACCTTCTATATGCACTTCTACAGGAGGACGAAGCACTTTACTCGGATTTATTTGATTGATTATATACTGAATAGCATCTAATTCATGTTCTCTATCTGGAAGAATATTTGATTTGATAAAAACATCTCCAATTACAAACCCAATATCTCTAACAAATATCTGATTGTAATTTTCAATCAATTCTGGTCGAAAAACAGTTACATCATATTTTTTTAAAACATGACTGAAAGCTTCCATTTCTGACACCATATCAGATTCTACTGGATAAGTCCCCGCCAAGATATGTTCCAATGATTTTGGATCATAAGCTTCTTCAGTAGTTGGAGTTCGTCCATTGCTATTGGCTAATCCTAGTACAACTGCTCGAAGTCTGGATGTTTCGTTATTTATATTTAATTTCAATGTATTTGAGATTTGGCTATTCTCAAAGATAAAAAAAGCCTCGCAAATAGCGAGGCTTTCTATAAAATTTATTTGTAATCATCGTTTGTCAACTTCAACAAAACTTCTCAAAGGCGAACCAGTGTAAATTTGTCTTGGTCTTCCGATTGGTTCTTTGTTTTCTCTCATTTCTTTCCATTGCGCAATCCAACCTGGTAATCTACCAATAGCGAACATAACAGTAAACATATCTGTTGGAATTCCTAATGCTCTGTAAATGATTCCAGAATAAAAATCTACGTTTGGATATAATTTTCTAGATACAAAATACTCATCTGATAATGCTAATGCTTCTAGTTTTTTAGCAATGTCCAAAATTGGATCATTCACACCCAATGTTCCTAATACTTCATCAGCAGCCACTTTGATGATTTTTGCTCTTGGATCGAAGTTTTTATAGACTCTATGACCAAAGCCCATCAAACGGAAAGGGTCATTTTTATCTTTAGCCTTATCCATATATTTAGCAGCATCGCCTCCATTAGCATTGATTTCTTCTAACATTTCAAGAACTGCTTGATTGGCTCCACCGTGTAATGGTCCCCAAAGTGCAGAAACTCCAGCAGAAATTGAAGCAAATAATCCAGCATGAGATGAACCTACCATTCTTACTGTAGAAGTAGAACAGTTTTGCTCGTGATCTGCATGAAGAATAAACAATTTATCTAAAGCTTGTGTAATTACAGGATTGGCTTTGTATGGCTCTGTTGGCAATTTGAACATCAAGTTCATAAAATTTTCCACATATCCTAAAGTATTATCGTAATAATTCAAAGGATAACCCATCGTTTTTCTGTATGTCCAAGTAGCAATTACAAGAAATTTACCCATTGTTTTACAAACTGCGGTATATAATTCTTCTTTATTATTTGGATCAACAGCTTTTGGGTTAAAAGCGGTCAATGCACTAGTTAATGATGCCAAAACCCCCATTGGGTGAGCCGTTTTAGGAAAACCATCAATAATGTTTTTCATTTCCTCATTAACCAAAGTATATTTTCTAATATCTGTTTCAAAACTTTGCAACTGTGAAGCCGTTGGTAATTCACCAAAAATCAACAAATAAGAAACCTCAAGAAAATTTCCTTTAGCAGCTAATTCTTCAATAGAATACCCTCTGTAATGCAAAATTCCTTCTTCTCCATCTAGAAAAGTAATTTCACTTTTACACGCTCCTGTATTCTTATATCCTTGATCCATTGTGATTGCTCCTGACAAGTCACGTAATTTGCTAATATCGATAGACATTTCATTTTCGGTTCCAACAGATATTGGAAACTCATATTTTTTGCCTTCAATTTCTAGTGTTGCAGTTTTTGACATAGTATATATAATAATCTTTTAAAAAATATTTCTCCAAATCTAGTCAATTTTGATTAAATTAAAAAATGGAATTCTTAATGAAAATGTTAAAAGTCAAAAAAAAAGCCATTTACTTGTCGTAAATGGCTTTTTAATAAAAATTGTATGCTTATTTTATTTTAAAAGCATTTTTACCAGGAAAATAAGCTGTATTTCCTAATTCTTCTTCAATTCTTAACAATTGATTGTATTTTGCCATACGATCAGAACGTGAAGCAGAACCTGTTTTGATTTGACCACAGTTCAAAGCTACTGCTAAATCTGCAATAGTATTGTCTTCTGTTTCTCCTGAACGGTGAGACATTACTGAAGTATAACCTGCATTTTTAGCCATGTTTACAGCAGCAATTGTTTCTGTCAAAGTTCCAATTTGGTTTACTTTAATCAAAATAGAATTAGCAATTCCTCTTTCAATTCCTGTTGACAAACGCTCTACATTCGTTACAAACAAATCATCTCCTACTAATTGAACCTTATCTCCAATTTTTTCTGTCAATAATTTCCAACCATCCCAGTCGTTTTCATCCATTCCATCCTCGATAGAGATAATTGGGTATTTAGCAGCTAGTTCTGCCAAATAATCTACTTGTTCAGCAGAAGTTCTAACTTTTCCAGTAGCACCTTCAAATTTAGAGTAATCGTATTTTCCGTCCACATAAAATTCAGAAGAAGCACAGTCTAAAGCTACCATAATTTCGTCTCCGAAAGTATATCCTGCTTTCTCCACTGCCAATTTGATAGTATCCAAAGCATCTTCAGTTCCACCAGCCAAGTTCGGAGCAAATCCTCCTTCGTCACCTACAGCAGTACTCAAATTTCTATCGTGCAACACTTTTTTCAAACTGTGAAAAATTTCAGTTCCCATTTGCATAGCATGTGTAAAAGAAGTGGCTTTTACTGGGAAAATCATAAACTCTTGGAATGCGATTGGCGCATCAGAGTGCGAACCTCCG from Flavobacterium eburneipallidum includes these protein-coding regions:
- the eno gene encoding phosphopyruvate hydratase, with the translated sequence MSIIIKIHARQIFDSRGNPTIEVDVVTENGVLGRAAVPSGASTGKFEAVELRDGGKAFLGKGVLKAVENVNTKIAEELVGTSVFEQNLIDQTMIELDGTPNKANLGANAILGVSLAVAKAAAAELGLPLYRYVGGVSANTLPVPMMNIINGGSHSDAPIAFQEFMIFPVKATSFTHAMQMGTEIFHSLKKVLHDRNLSTAVGDEGGFAPNLAGGTEDALDTIKLAVEKAGYTFGDEIMVALDCASSEFYVDGKYDYSKFEGATGKVRTSAEQVDYLAELAAKYPIISIEDGMDENDWDGWKLLTEKIGDKVQLVGDDLFVTNVERLSTGIERGIANSILIKVNQIGTLTETIAAVNMAKNAGYTSVMSHRSGETEDNTIADLAVALNCGQIKTGSASRSDRMAKYNQLLRIEEELGNTAYFPGKNAFKIK
- a CDS encoding dimethylarginine dimethylaminohydrolase family protein — encoded protein: MKLNINNETSRLRAVVLGLANSNGRTPTTEEAYDPKSLEHILAGTYPVESDMVSEMEAFSHVLKKYDVTVFRPELIENYNQIFVRDIGFVIGDVFIKSNILPDREHELDAIQYIINQINPSKVLRPPVEVHIEGGDVMLWNDYVFIGTYKGSDYKDYITARTNPAGVQYIKKIFPNKIVKEFDLIKSKIDARDNALHLDCCFQPVGKNKAIIYKRGFREEADYLFLVNLFGVENLFHITRKEMYNMNSNVFSIDENVVVSEKKFRRLNKWLKANGFTVEKIPYSEIAKQEGLLRCSTLPLIRE
- a CDS encoding four helix bundle protein, with translation MNYHIYSFEKLEVYQLARRFKIDIKLMSRLFPNEERFDLISQINRSSASISANLAEGSGRATNFDQAHFTNMSYSTGLETIDHLNTALDMKYISEEKYMELRIKLDEILNKLNSLYKYQINNKETLKKKT
- a CDS encoding citrate synthase, which encodes MSKTATLEIEGKKYEFPISVGTENEMSIDISKLRDLSGAITMDQGYKNTGACKSEITFLDGEEGILHYRGYSIEELAAKGNFLEVSYLLIFGELPTASQLQSFETDIRKYTLVNEEMKNIIDGFPKTAHPMGVLASLTSALTAFNPKAVDPNNKEELYTAVCKTMGKFLVIATWTYRKTMGYPLNYYDNTLGYVENFMNLMFKLPTEPYKANPVITQALDKLFILHADHEQNCSTSTVRMVGSSHAGLFASISAGVSALWGPLHGGANQAVLEMLEEINANGGDAAKYMDKAKDKNDPFRLMGFGHRVYKNFDPRAKIIKVAADEVLGTLGVNDPILDIAKKLEALALSDEYFVSRKLYPNVDFYSGIIYRALGIPTDMFTVMFAIGRLPGWIAQWKEMRENKEPIGRPRQIYTGSPLRSFVEVDKR
- a CDS encoding CoA-binding protein, encoding MKNKKTLVLGATAKPEKYAYKAISLLVEKGHSVLAIGQNAGEVAGIKIQTKAIPLKNIDTVTLYLNPARQREYYNYIIEAKPKRVVFNPGTENPEFYQLLELNNIKVEVACTLVLLTINQY
- the ctlX gene encoding citrulline utilization hydrolase CtlX, translating into MNQTTNSILMIRPVAFRMNEQTVVNNYYQKGLKDLLPTTVNAKAQEEFDTLVKKLQIVGVNVIVVDDTLDSDTPDSVFPNNWISFHENGDVVLYPMFAENRRAERREDILDILEDNGFVINEIMDYTTAEEDSFYLEGTGSVVLDRENGKAYCALSPRADEELFIEFCEDFEYSPILFEAFQTVEGERKLIYHTNVMLCIGDTFAVICSDAIDDKKERKMVLDSLRGDGKEIILITEAQLNSFAGNMLEVLGADDRRYLVMSTAAYQSLTKKQIAQLEEHLTILHSSLETIEACGGGSARCMMAEIFLPIED
- a CDS encoding GDP-L-fucose synthase family protein → MDKKAKIYIAGHKGMVGSAIWRTLFAKGYTNLIGSSSSELDLRNQQAVKEYLAVEKPDVIIDAAARVGGILANNDYPYQFIMENMQIQNNLIDSAMQTGIEKFIFLGSSCIYPKLAAQPLKEDCLLTGDLEPTNEWYAIAKITGVKACQAIRKQFGKDYVSLMPTNLYGTYDNFDLNTSHVLPAMMRKFHVAKENNHAPVTLWGSGTPMREFLFVDDMAAAVVFALENKLPDYLYNVGTGVDLTIKELAETIQKIIGHKGEIIWDATKPDGTPRKLMDVSKMHELGWKHQVDLEAGIQKTYDWFLENVNEIKEVKM
- the gmd gene encoding GDP-mannose 4,6-dehydratase, translating into MSTQQKVALITGITGQDGSYLAELLLEKGYQVHGVKRRASSFNTQRIDHIYQDQHESHVDFKLHYGDLTDSTNIIRIIQEVQPDEIYNLGAMSHVKVSFDSPEYVANVDGIGTLRILEAVRILGLEKKTRIYQASTSELYGGLAENKNAAGFYDENSPFYPRSPYGVAKIYGFWITKNYREAYDIYACNGILFNHESPRRGETFVTRKITMATAAIALGKQDCLYLGNLNSQRDWGHAKDYVEAMWRILQQDVAEDYVIATGVTTYIRDFVRYSFAEVGIELEFEGEQENETAKIVACNNPEYQLPIGTVVVRVDPQYYRPTEVDLLIGDPAKSKKLGWTPQYDLAGLVKEMVASDLEIAKRY